Proteins from a single region of Limosilactobacillus fermentum:
- a CDS encoding TetR/AcrR family transcriptional regulator yields the protein MKRAEQLAKTRKAILRTATKLFLENGFNGTSTRDIAKHIGITQPALYHHFSDKEVLYLDVLTALCGKVRQDINKVMRKEDMDPEERLWEIAKVILKYHPLSVYSQYQFARRSLTASSQLKLDMIFMMDYVEPLSEYFKLPEVNLRPDLLPKEAAELFIASLTPLFGTFQQVGGRAINEEQRQRIILSCILHGFVKQA from the coding sequence ATGAAGCGAGCGGAACAATTAGCTAAAACCCGAAAAGCGATCTTGCGAACGGCCACCAAGTTATTCTTGGAGAATGGCTTCAACGGAACGTCAACCCGGGACATTGCCAAACACATCGGAATTACTCAACCAGCCCTTTATCACCACTTCAGTGATAAAGAGGTCTTGTACTTAGACGTCTTGACGGCCTTATGCGGAAAGGTACGCCAAGACATCAACAAGGTGATGAGAAAAGAAGACATGGACCCAGAGGAGCGACTCTGGGAAATTGCCAAGGTCATCTTGAAGTACCACCCGTTGAGTGTCTACAGCCAATATCAATTTGCCCGCCGGTCGCTTACGGCCAGCTCCCAATTGAAGTTGGACATGATCTTTATGATGGACTACGTGGAACCCCTGTCGGAATACTTCAAGCTGCCAGAGGTCAACTTACGTCCAGACCTGTTGCCAAAAGAAGCGGCAGAACTCTTTATTGCCAGCTTGACGCCACTGTTTGGAACCTTCCAACAGGTCGGTGGTCGGGCCATCAACGAAGAACAACGGCAACGAATCATCTTGAGCTGCATTCTGCACGGCTTTGTTAAGCAAGCATAG